Proteins from one Caretta caretta isolate rCarCar2 chromosome 12, rCarCar1.hap1, whole genome shotgun sequence genomic window:
- the CA7 gene encoding carbonic anhydrase 7, producing the protein MTGHHCWGYGQDDGPSEWYKSYPIAHGHRQSPVDIVSTQAVYDPSLKPLIISYESCTSLDISNNGHSVTVDFEDADDKTVISGGPLEGPYRLKQFHFHWGMKHSQGSEHTVDSKSFPSELHLVHWNARKYATFGEAAAAPDGLAVVGIFLETGEEHVNMNRLTDTLYMVKFKGTKAQFRTFNPKCLLPSSLNYWTYPGSLTTPPLYESVTWIVLKEPVRISEKQLEKFRTLLFTSEGDERIQMVNNFRPPQPLKGRKIRASFKA; encoded by the exons ATGACCGGACACCACTGCTGGGGATATGGACAGGATGATG GGCCTTCTGAGTGGTACAAATCATATCCCATTGCCCATGGGCATCGTCAGTCACCTGTTGATATAGTCTCCACGCAAGCAGTTTATGATCCTAGTCTGAAGCCTCTTATTATCTCATATGAATCGTGTACATCTCTTGATATCTCCAACAATGGCCACTCAGTCACGGTGGACTTTGAAGATGCTGATGACAAGACAG TGATCAGTGGGGGTCCCCTTGAAGGTCCCTATAGGCTAAAGCAGTTTCATTTTCATTGGGGAATGAAGCACAGCCAGGGATCAGAGCATACAGTTGACAGCAAATCTTTTCCTTCTGAG CTCCACTTGGTTCATTGGAATGCCAGGAAATATGCAACAtttggagaagcagcagcagctccagatgGCTTGGCGGTAGTTGGTATTTTCTTGGAG ACTGGAGAAGAACATGTCAATATGAACAGACTAACTGATACCTTGTACATGGTAAAATTTAAA GGGACAAAAGCTCAGTTCAGAACCTTCAACCCAAAATGCCTCCTGCCCTCAAGTCTAAATTACTGGACATATCCTGGTTCTCTAACAACACCTCCTCTATATGAGAGTGTAACGTGGATAGTGCTGAAAGAGCCTGTCAGGATTTCTGAGAAACAG CTGGAGAAATTCCGAACTCTTCTCTTCACCAGCGAGGGAGATGAAAGGATCCAGATGGTGAATAATTTTCGCCCCCCTCAACCTCTTAAGGGAAGAAAAATTCGTGCTTCCTTCAAGGCCTAA